One genomic segment of Bradyrhizobium prioriisuperbiae includes these proteins:
- a CDS encoding GNAT family N-acetyltransferase: protein MESQSGGPPVAVRRLGVADAEDYRTIRLAALAREPDAFGSVYDVEVARPLSAFVERLKTSHVFGAYAGERIVGLAGFKQEDGPKDNHKGFVWGLYVRPSARGQGVARALMAEVIASARDRVEQLTLAVVEGNEAALKLYRSLGFEVYGLEPRALKSPAGYRNEVLMVLIFSPDTAPPGAVATAE from the coding sequence ATGGAAAGCCAGTCGGGTGGACCGCCGGTCGCCGTCCGCCGCCTTGGCGTCGCCGACGCTGAGGATTACCGCACCATCCGCCTCGCGGCACTGGCGCGGGAGCCGGATGCGTTCGGCTCGGTGTATGACGTCGAGGTCGCGCGCCCATTGTCCGCGTTCGTCGAGCGGCTAAAAACCTCGCACGTGTTCGGCGCCTATGCTGGCGAACGGATTGTCGGTTTGGCCGGCTTCAAGCAGGAAGACGGCCCGAAGGACAATCACAAGGGCTTCGTCTGGGGTCTCTATGTCAGGCCGTCGGCGCGCGGGCAGGGCGTGGCGCGGGCGCTGATGGCGGAGGTCATCGCGTCGGCCCGCGATAGGGTCGAACAACTCACCCTGGCGGTGGTCGAAGGCAACGAGGCGGCGCTGAAACTCTATCGCAGCCTCGGGTTCGAGGTTTACGGCCTCGAACCCCGCGCGCTGAAAAGCCCGGCCGGCTATCGCAACGAAGTGCTGATGGTGTTGATTTTCTCACCGGATACGGCGCCACCAGGAGCGGTCGCGACGGCCGAATAA
- a CDS encoding isoprenylcysteine carboxylmethyltransferase family protein — protein sequence MIVKMIVQTLISFGVMGALLFLGAGTLHWPAAWVFTIGMTIAGLIGGLLMAHYDPALLKERMAPPIQKDQPAADKMFVWALGTTMLAWLVLMGLDVVRFGWSQMPLWLQWVGGLVLCFGVWFTYRVMRENSFAAPVVKIQKERAQTVISTGPYGFVRHPMYLGMLFLFPGIALLLGSWWGVVIAFGLVLLLCARIPLEEKVLRAGLDGYDAYTRQVRYRLIPGLW from the coding sequence ATGATCGTGAAAATGATCGTCCAGACCCTGATCTCGTTCGGCGTCATGGGCGCGCTGCTGTTCCTGGGTGCGGGGACATTGCACTGGCCGGCCGCCTGGGTCTTCACCATCGGAATGACCATTGCCGGCCTGATCGGCGGGCTGTTGATGGCGCATTACGATCCCGCGCTGCTGAAGGAACGGATGGCGCCGCCGATCCAGAAGGACCAGCCGGCCGCGGACAAGATGTTTGTGTGGGCGCTCGGGACCACCATGCTGGCCTGGCTGGTGTTGATGGGGCTCGATGTCGTGCGTTTCGGCTGGTCGCAGATGCCCCTCTGGCTGCAATGGGTCGGCGGATTGGTGCTCTGTTTTGGTGTCTGGTTCACCTATCGCGTGATGCGGGAGAACAGCTTTGCCGCGCCGGTGGTGAAGATCCAGAAGGAGCGGGCGCAGACCGTGATCTCCACCGGACCGTATGGCTTTGTGCGCCATCCGATGTATCTGGGCATGCTGTTCCTGTTCCCGGGCATCGCGCTGTTGCTGGGCTCGTGGTGGGGCGTTGTCATCGCGTTCGGTCTGGTCCTGCTGCTCTGCGCCCGCATCCCACTCGAGGAGAAAGTGCTGCGGGCCGGTCTCGATGGTTATGACGCCTATACGCGGCAGGTGCGCTACCGGTTAATCCCGGGCCTCTGGTAG
- a CDS encoding FeoA family protein — MTPDQQTFGRIRLGDAARGFSGVVAALETTASTSALDAVELEQRLIEFGFVEGAAIEILHEGAIGRDPIAVRINNVTIALRRREAMAVVVAAVE; from the coding sequence ATGACTCCTGATCAGCAGACTTTCGGTCGCATCCGGCTTGGCGATGCAGCGCGCGGCTTTTCCGGCGTGGTTGCCGCGCTGGAAACGACGGCCTCCACCTCGGCGCTCGATGCGGTCGAGCTGGAGCAGCGGCTGATCGAATTCGGCTTTGTCGAGGGGGCGGCGATCGAAATCCTGCATGAGGGTGCGATCGGCCGCGATCCGATCGCGGTGCGGATCAACAATGTCACGATTGCGCTGCGCCGGCGCGAGGCGATGGCCGTGGTGGTTGCGGCGGTGGAATAG
- a CDS encoding TetR/AcrR family transcriptional regulator, with product MPRIVKHPEVRRTEILDCAQSLFLTRGYDQASLNDVIAEAGLSKGAFYHYFSSKEDLLAALAERLAATALASVADVLEQPGLDALTRLNALMARLRQNKIENAAAEWALFETLFRPENQVLFHRINVAAGALFRPVLTAVIAQGVKDGTFDTFDPEGVADMIMQLGGATRGIVADMVLAEGSSGVAATKKAINALEQRIRLYEIALDRILRVPDGSIRLAAPGYVRTVMTARKASKRPGAR from the coding sequence ATGCCTCGCATCGTCAAGCACCCGGAGGTGCGCCGCACTGAAATCCTGGACTGCGCGCAATCCCTGTTCCTGACGCGCGGCTATGACCAGGCGAGCCTCAATGACGTCATTGCAGAGGCCGGGCTCTCGAAGGGCGCGTTCTATCACTACTTCTCCTCCAAGGAGGATCTGCTCGCGGCGCTGGCCGAACGGCTTGCGGCTACAGCGCTCGCCAGCGTCGCCGACGTGCTGGAACAGCCCGGCCTCGACGCGCTGACGCGGCTCAACGCGCTGATGGCACGGCTGCGGCAAAACAAGATCGAGAATGCCGCCGCCGAATGGGCGCTGTTCGAGACGCTGTTCCGTCCCGAAAACCAGGTGCTGTTCCACCGCATCAATGTCGCCGCCGGCGCGCTGTTTCGCCCGGTGCTGACGGCCGTCATCGCACAAGGGGTCAAGGATGGCACCTTCGACACCTTCGATCCGGAAGGCGTCGCCGACATGATCATGCAGTTGGGCGGCGCGACCCGCGGCATCGTCGCCGACATGGTGTTGGCGGAGGGCAGTAGCGGTGTCGCTGCCACGAAAAAAGCGATCAACGCCCTGGAGCAGCGCATCCGTCTCTACGAGATCGCGCTCGATCGCATCCTGCGCGTGCCCGACGGCAGCATCCGCCTGGCAGCGCCGGGCTATGTGCGCACG